One window of the Diospyros lotus cultivar Yz01 chromosome 12, ASM1463336v1, whole genome shotgun sequence genome contains the following:
- the LOC127813933 gene encoding uncharacterized protein LOC127813933 isoform X1, which translates to MKTKDKMLTVGDLNLNTMQGYAITNSLKEVLKQKMLSQEVIFRNQVHELHRLYRIQKSLMDDAECKELDGWTLSSGSKYSTLGPFTNPIRFSLIPKGKIFPSIPMVGSTVCVNKDFQREDNDYFPLQRMSFDLQLPAARLVDHVDNDHLEKSNGWNLKESIQLKDCFHDGNVYSPEEVKLTLGIVDNPRMGSGKRTWYDKAAYSSSHHVIDLEEPTDIATNEDAKSVSTLSSSTVIMGDKHDAREPFQSIHVSKSNVEKELSHGPTVRDSLMVGSYSCEEQNSKKQGIKERYNDIESNFFFTEGKPFTSCEAIGLDLNSVPLDDSFYLSDPVVASLSKASSSGPSNELMGKIYEGTCPSAASWKKPNGDCFKEVSTLMDPLSDSNSSKTWASCTTFKGQSQNQASPTDLETESVHLSCISEDLNSDHREPGNRNVDFPTESLKGNYADVDIIEVSACRDGNIVEGENSNKSTISCKFDCNDDDSSSGTKTMQSGTDLGGSTISPCTQLQKSDLYKVAENESSQHESRSFDSSALKHQCYNKKEEQSSGGDALIQRAAELLIHFSLGSSTNDQDCCTKAASNGIKKEGRDQPQYSLDSYESIVLKLKESVVDDDCVSSKPVEVNEPDKKGIGVQMRRGRRLKDFQRDILPGLASLSAQEIQEDVNIMVAVIRSREYKRMRSKTAENCFAPVKSRRSRLNYVGRRYCS; encoded by the exons ATGAAAACTAAAGACAAGATGCTTACTGTGGGAGATTTAAACTTGAATACGATGCAAGGATATGcaattacaaattctctcaaagaGGTTTTAAAGCAGAAAATGCTCAGCCAAGAAGTTATATTCAGAAACCAG GTCCATGAACTTCACCGCCTGTACAGGATTCAGAAAAGCTTGATGGATGATGCTGAATGTAAAGAGCTTGATGGATGGACTTTGTCTAGTGGAAGCAAATATTCAACTTTGGGTCCATTCACAAACCCAATACGGTTCTCACTTATTCCAAAGGGGAAAATATTTCCCAGTATTCCAATG GTGGGCTCTACAGTGTGTGTAAACAAGGATTTTCAACGAGAGGACAATGACTACTTTCCACTTCAACGGATGTCTTTTGATCTTCAGCTGCCTGCTGCTCGGCTTGTTGATCATGTTGATAATGACCATTTGGAGAAAAGTAATGGTTGGAATTTAAAAGAATCCATACAATTGAAGGATTGTTTTCATGATGGTAATGTTTATTCTCCAGAGGAGGTGAAGCTTACACTGGGCATTGTAGACAACCCTAGGATGGGTAGTGGCAAGAGAACTTGGTATGACAAAGCTGCTTATTCTTCCTCCCATCATGTTATTGACTTGGAGGAACCAACTGATATAGCAACAAATGAGGATGCCAAATCTGTATCTACTCTTAGCTCTTCTACTGTGATCATGGGAGACAAGCATGATGCACGAGAACCTTTCCAGTCTATTCACGTGTCTAAAAGTAATGTTGAGAAAGAGTTATCTCATGGGCCAACAGTGAGAGACTCTCTTATGGTTGGAAGTTACAGTTGTGAGGAGCAGAACTCCAAGAAACAAG GAATTAAAGAACGGTATAATGATATTGAATCAAACTTCTTTTTCACTGAAGGGAAACCATTTACTTCTTGTGAAGCAATTGGATTGGATCTTAACAGCGTTCCGCTTGATGACTCATTTTACCTCAGTGATCCAGTAGTTGCCTCTCTTTCAAAGGCTTCCTCGTCGGGTCCTTCTAATGAACTAATGGGCAAGATTTATGAGGGAACTTGTCCTAGTGCAGCTAGTTGGAAAAAACCAAATGGTGATTGCTTCAAAGAGGTTTCCACTTTAATGGATCCCCTTAGTGACAGCAACAGTTCAAAAACATGGGCTAGTTGTACGACATTTAAAGGACAAAGTCAAAATCAAGCTTCACCAACTGATCTTGAGACAGAGTCGGTGCACCTGTCATGCATTTCTGAAGATCTTAACAGTGACCATAGGGAACCTGGCAATAGAAATGTAGACTTCCCAACAGAATCTCTCAAGGGAAATTATGCAGATGTTGATATAATAGAAGTAAGTGCATGTAGAGATGGAAATATAGTAGAAGGTGAAAATAGTAACAAATCTACTATCTCATGCAAGTTTGATTGCAATGATGATGATAGTTCAAGTGGCACAAAAACCATGCAATCTGGAACAGACTTGGGAGGATCAACTATTTCTCCTTGTACTCAGCTCCAAAAATCTGACTTGTACAAAGTTGCTGAAAATGAATCAAGTCAGCACGAGTCCAGATCTTTTGACAGCAGTGCACTGAAACATCAATGCTACAACAAGAAGGAAGAGCAATCATCAGGAGGGGATGCTCTGATCCAAAGAGCAGCTGAATTGCTTATTCATTTTTCCTTGGGAAGTTCAACTAATGATCAAGATTGTTGCACCAAGGCAGCATCAAATGGGATAAAAAAAGAGGGGAGGGATCAGCCTCAATATTCTCTAGATTCTTATGAATCAATAGTGCTGAAGCTAAAAGAGAGTGTCGTGGATGATGATTGTGTGTCATCAAAACCAGTAGAAGTAAATGAACCGGATAAAAAGGGAATTGGAGTTCAGATGAGAAGGGGAAGGAGACTTAAAGATTTTCAGAGAGATATACTACCAGGTCTTGCTTCTCTTTCTGCGCAAGAGATTCAGGAAGATGTGAACATTATGGTAGCAGTGATCAGGTCAAGAGAATACAAAAGAATGAGATCCAAGACAGCAGAGAACTGTTTTGCACCTGTCAAAAGCAGGAGGTCAAGGCTCAATTATGTAGGACGACGATATTGTTCATGA
- the LOC127787432 gene encoding adenine phosphoribosyltransferase 3-like isoform X1 has translation MSACRDDDPRIIGIKSKIRVVPNFPKPGIMFQDITTLLLDPKAFKDTIDLFVERYKGKNISVVAGIEARGFIFGPPIALAIGAKFVPLRKPRKLPGEVISEKYILEYGTDCLEMHVGAVEPGERALVVDDLIATGGTLCAAMNLLERAEAEVVECACVIELPDLKGRDRLKGKPLYVLVESH, from the exons ATGTCGGCTTGCAGAGACGACGATCCTCGCATTATAGGAATCAAATCCAAAATCCGCGTCGTACCGAACTTCCCCAAACCAG GGATTATGTTTCAAGACATCACGACACTGTTACTGGATCCAAAAGCCTTCAAGGACACCATCGATTTGTTCGTCGAGCGCTACAAAGGCAAAAATATATCAGTAGTTGCAG GAATTGAGGCTCGTGGCTTTATATTTGGTCCTCCCATTGCATTGGCTATAGGAGCAAAGTTTGTTCCATTGAGAAAACCAAGGAAGTTGCCTG GAGAGGTTATTTCTGAAAAGTATATCTTGGAGTATGGAACTGATTGTCTGGAGATGCATGTTGGGGCTGTTGAACCTGGCGAACGTGCTTTAGTGGTTGATGATTTGATTGCTACTGGTGGAACACTATGTGCAGCAATGAATTTACTGG AACGTGCCGAGGCTGAAGTTGTTGAATGCGCATGTGTAATTGAATTACCGGATTTGAAG
- the LOC127813933 gene encoding uncharacterized protein LOC127813933 isoform X2, producing the protein MSFDLQLPAARLVDHVDNDHLEKSNGWNLKESIQLKDCFHDGNVYSPEEVKLTLGIVDNPRMGSGKRTWYDKAAYSSSHHVIDLEEPTDIATNEDAKSVSTLSSSTVIMGDKHDAREPFQSIHVSKSNVEKELSHGPTVRDSLMVGSYSCEEQNSKKQGIKERYNDIESNFFFTEGKPFTSCEAIGLDLNSVPLDDSFYLSDPVVASLSKASSSGPSNELMGKIYEGTCPSAASWKKPNGDCFKEVSTLMDPLSDSNSSKTWASCTTFKGQSQNQASPTDLETESVHLSCISEDLNSDHREPGNRNVDFPTESLKGNYADVDIIEVSACRDGNIVEGENSNKSTISCKFDCNDDDSSSGTKTMQSGTDLGGSTISPCTQLQKSDLYKVAENESSQHESRSFDSSALKHQCYNKKEEQSSGGDALIQRAAELLIHFSLGSSTNDQDCCTKAASNGIKKEGRDQPQYSLDSYESIVLKLKESVVDDDCVSSKPVEVNEPDKKGIGVQMRRGRRLKDFQRDILPGLASLSAQEIQEDVNIMVAVIRSREYKRMRSKTAENCFAPVKSRRSRLNYVGRRYCS; encoded by the exons ATGTCTTTTGATCTTCAGCTGCCTGCTGCTCGGCTTGTTGATCATGTTGATAATGACCATTTGGAGAAAAGTAATGGTTGGAATTTAAAAGAATCCATACAATTGAAGGATTGTTTTCATGATGGTAATGTTTATTCTCCAGAGGAGGTGAAGCTTACACTGGGCATTGTAGACAACCCTAGGATGGGTAGTGGCAAGAGAACTTGGTATGACAAAGCTGCTTATTCTTCCTCCCATCATGTTATTGACTTGGAGGAACCAACTGATATAGCAACAAATGAGGATGCCAAATCTGTATCTACTCTTAGCTCTTCTACTGTGATCATGGGAGACAAGCATGATGCACGAGAACCTTTCCAGTCTATTCACGTGTCTAAAAGTAATGTTGAGAAAGAGTTATCTCATGGGCCAACAGTGAGAGACTCTCTTATGGTTGGAAGTTACAGTTGTGAGGAGCAGAACTCCAAGAAACAAG GAATTAAAGAACGGTATAATGATATTGAATCAAACTTCTTTTTCACTGAAGGGAAACCATTTACTTCTTGTGAAGCAATTGGATTGGATCTTAACAGCGTTCCGCTTGATGACTCATTTTACCTCAGTGATCCAGTAGTTGCCTCTCTTTCAAAGGCTTCCTCGTCGGGTCCTTCTAATGAACTAATGGGCAAGATTTATGAGGGAACTTGTCCTAGTGCAGCTAGTTGGAAAAAACCAAATGGTGATTGCTTCAAAGAGGTTTCCACTTTAATGGATCCCCTTAGTGACAGCAACAGTTCAAAAACATGGGCTAGTTGTACGACATTTAAAGGACAAAGTCAAAATCAAGCTTCACCAACTGATCTTGAGACAGAGTCGGTGCACCTGTCATGCATTTCTGAAGATCTTAACAGTGACCATAGGGAACCTGGCAATAGAAATGTAGACTTCCCAACAGAATCTCTCAAGGGAAATTATGCAGATGTTGATATAATAGAAGTAAGTGCATGTAGAGATGGAAATATAGTAGAAGGTGAAAATAGTAACAAATCTACTATCTCATGCAAGTTTGATTGCAATGATGATGATAGTTCAAGTGGCACAAAAACCATGCAATCTGGAACAGACTTGGGAGGATCAACTATTTCTCCTTGTACTCAGCTCCAAAAATCTGACTTGTACAAAGTTGCTGAAAATGAATCAAGTCAGCACGAGTCCAGATCTTTTGACAGCAGTGCACTGAAACATCAATGCTACAACAAGAAGGAAGAGCAATCATCAGGAGGGGATGCTCTGATCCAAAGAGCAGCTGAATTGCTTATTCATTTTTCCTTGGGAAGTTCAACTAATGATCAAGATTGTTGCACCAAGGCAGCATCAAATGGGATAAAAAAAGAGGGGAGGGATCAGCCTCAATATTCTCTAGATTCTTATGAATCAATAGTGCTGAAGCTAAAAGAGAGTGTCGTGGATGATGATTGTGTGTCATCAAAACCAGTAGAAGTAAATGAACCGGATAAAAAGGGAATTGGAGTTCAGATGAGAAGGGGAAGGAGACTTAAAGATTTTCAGAGAGATATACTACCAGGTCTTGCTTCTCTTTCTGCGCAAGAGATTCAGGAAGATGTGAACATTATGGTAGCAGTGATCAGGTCAAGAGAATACAAAAGAATGAGATCCAAGACAGCAGAGAACTGTTTTGCACCTGTCAAAAGCAGGAGGTCAAGGCTCAATTATGTAGGACGACGATATTGTTCATGA